In one window of Microbacterium sp. PM5 DNA:
- a CDS encoding Ig-like domain-containing protein: MSTDRATRRERTRRRRARAFLAGFAIVVAALAVIGLAGAAVTVAQGPRVTNVSVDPDAAVSAAGSRLIITTTQSLAKVTPTQVTVSPAAPFTVDTSGRSVGIRFTQPLWDDTSYTVTINGVSGIGGGPTASVSQSFTTPALQAFVLQRGDGGDRILRTGLAGQDPEPVYTNAHIEDFRATAGHLVMSTLDDDKKSHLVVTDLDGGNVRELALPGDGTVTDLQSADRGDLIGYTYTDATVGTPGAREARLFTASLASAQSDAQPTMIQRSGGESRVDDWRFVPGTDSILMLTYDGALTLISPSGGDPVTLGNAVSIDGIARGTTTAIVERVEGPAAIDLATAKQVDLPPTDKALGQTNKMVPMTNGDTLRVLAVVDGFTVRSTTVNVVDTAGQATPVFSVDPKDILIQSCVSPSGRYAAFLVAPDAVSNPYDGYKLPMPTHLRTHVVALTGAEAGTEVGALAGFDISWCQTPPRT, translated from the coding sequence ATGAGTACTGATCGTGCGACGCGTCGCGAGCGGACACGTCGCCGCCGCGCGCGCGCGTTCCTCGCCGGGTTCGCGATCGTCGTCGCCGCGCTGGCCGTCATCGGACTCGCCGGCGCCGCCGTCACGGTCGCGCAGGGTCCGCGCGTCACGAACGTGAGCGTCGACCCGGATGCCGCGGTCAGCGCGGCCGGCTCGCGGCTGATCATCACGACCACCCAGTCCCTCGCCAAGGTCACGCCGACCCAGGTCACCGTCTCGCCCGCCGCGCCTTTCACCGTGGACACGTCCGGACGCAGCGTGGGCATCCGCTTCACCCAGCCGCTGTGGGACGACACCTCGTACACCGTGACGATCAATGGGGTCAGCGGCATCGGCGGCGGCCCGACGGCATCCGTCTCGCAGAGCTTCACCACGCCCGCGCTGCAGGCCTTCGTCCTGCAGCGCGGCGACGGCGGCGATCGGATCCTGCGCACCGGCCTCGCCGGTCAAGACCCCGAACCGGTCTACACCAACGCGCACATCGAAGACTTCCGTGCGACCGCCGGCCATCTCGTCATGTCGACGCTCGACGACGACAAGAAGTCGCACCTCGTGGTCACCGATCTCGACGGCGGCAACGTGCGCGAGCTCGCCCTCCCCGGCGACGGCACGGTCACCGACCTGCAGAGCGCCGATCGGGGCGATCTCATCGGCTACACCTACACGGATGCCACCGTCGGCACGCCGGGCGCTCGCGAAGCCCGGCTGTTCACGGCCTCGCTCGCCTCCGCGCAGAGCGATGCGCAGCCGACGATGATCCAGCGCAGCGGCGGCGAGTCCCGCGTCGACGACTGGCGGTTCGTGCCCGGCACCGACAGCATCCTCATGCTCACGTACGACGGAGCTCTCACTCTCATCTCCCCGTCCGGCGGCGACCCGGTCACCCTCGGCAACGCCGTGTCGATCGACGGCATCGCGCGCGGCACGACCACCGCGATCGTCGAGCGTGTGGAGGGGCCCGCGGCCATCGACCTGGCCACGGCCAAGCAGGTCGACCTGCCGCCGACCGACAAGGCTCTGGGCCAGACGAACAAGATGGTGCCGATGACCAACGGCGACACGCTGCGGGTGCTCGCCGTCGTCGACGGCTTCACCGTGCGCTCGACCACCGTCAACGTCGTCGACACCGCGGGTCAGGCGACGCCGGTCTTCTCCGTCGACCCGAAAGACATCCTCATCCAGTCGTGCGTGTCCCCGAGCGGGAGATACGCCGCCTTCCTGGTGGCCCCGGATGCCGTGTCGAACCCGTATGACGGGTACAAGCTGCCGATGCCGACGCACCTGCGCACGCACGTCGTGGCTCTTACCGGCGCGGAGGCCGGCACCGAGGTCGGCGCCCTCGCGGGCTTCGACATCTCGTGGTGCCAGACGCCGCCGCGCACATGA
- a CDS encoding TIGR03943 family protein, with product MRELIGSRLLGVGLAAGLAAVTVVLWLNGQLALYINPSSNWFAVPMAVIALVGAVISFALPKGAESDHGHDHGDGVEVGAGVSTRSARSTTGGAHDHGRDHDHGHERRSGWGTAATVTGGVLSVGVVAAIMLTPPATLSAELAMQRDTGAPPLFQGSDTVALASTGDTSKFGVGEWASVFATATNPEAFDGDTITLTGFVTPTDGGFGLTRLVITHCVIDAQPASVPVASGDIPATGTWVTVTGTIRDAGGRLQIQPASVQTVDQPKDPYEY from the coding sequence TTGCGTGAACTGATCGGATCGCGCCTGCTCGGGGTGGGACTGGCGGCGGGCCTGGCCGCGGTCACGGTGGTGCTGTGGCTGAACGGCCAGCTGGCGCTGTACATCAACCCCTCGTCGAACTGGTTCGCGGTGCCGATGGCGGTCATCGCCCTCGTCGGTGCGGTGATCAGCTTCGCGCTGCCGAAGGGCGCCGAATCCGACCACGGGCACGATCACGGCGATGGCGTCGAGGTCGGCGCCGGCGTTTCGACGCGCTCCGCTCGCTCGACGACCGGGGGTGCCCACGACCACGGGCGTGACCACGACCACGGCCACGAGCGCCGCAGCGGCTGGGGCACCGCCGCGACCGTGACCGGCGGTGTGCTGTCGGTCGGCGTCGTCGCGGCGATCATGCTGACGCCTCCGGCGACGCTGTCCGCCGAGCTCGCGATGCAGCGCGACACGGGTGCCCCACCGCTGTTCCAAGGCTCCGACACCGTGGCGCTGGCCTCCACGGGAGACACCTCGAAGTTCGGCGTCGGGGAGTGGGCGAGCGTGTTCGCGACGGCGACGAACCCCGAGGCGTTCGACGGCGACACCATCACGCTCACCGGGTTCGTGACCCCCACCGACGGCGGTTTCGGACTGACGCGCCTGGTCATCACGCACTGCGTCATCGATGCGCAGCCGGCGAGTGTGCCGGTTGCCTCGGGCGACATCCCGGCCACCGGAACGTGGGTCACCGTGACGGGCACGATCCGCGATGCGGGGGGACGACTGCAGATCCAGCCGGCCTCCGTGCAGACGGTCGATCAGCCCAAGGACCCGTATGAGTACTGA
- a CDS encoding permease — MSTEVRVAPARPLVAVGIGALVVAALIAVAFLAPGPALPTRLQDGLTLSISVLIESLPFVILGVLLSIVVQVWVPAGAIERWMPRAPWARRAVLSLLGMLIPVCECGNVPFARGLMMRGLGVAETLTFLIAAPIVNPIVIITTHQAFGFDDGILIARLLGGYAVANLIGWLYSRHPDPDGLITDRFRASCEISLENAAHGRGPGKAQQSLAQFVVELRAVMPALVIGSALAGAVQVLVPRSALLAIGSNPALSIVAMITLAMIVSICSNVDAFFALSFASTFTPGSIVAFLLVGPLVDVKMLALLRTTFRSKVLVGLVVIVVLFAVAVGSVVNLLA; from the coding sequence GTGTCGACTGAGGTGCGCGTCGCGCCGGCCCGTCCTCTGGTGGCCGTCGGCATCGGCGCGCTGGTGGTGGCCGCGCTCATCGCGGTCGCTTTCCTCGCCCCGGGGCCTGCCTTGCCGACCCGGCTGCAGGACGGTCTCACCCTCTCCATCAGCGTCCTGATCGAGTCGCTCCCCTTCGTGATCCTCGGCGTCCTGCTGTCGATCGTGGTGCAGGTGTGGGTGCCGGCCGGTGCGATCGAACGATGGATGCCGCGGGCGCCGTGGGCGCGGCGGGCGGTGCTGTCGCTCCTGGGCATGCTCATCCCCGTCTGCGAGTGCGGAAACGTCCCCTTCGCGCGCGGTCTCATGATGCGCGGGCTGGGGGTCGCCGAGACGCTCACCTTCCTGATCGCCGCGCCGATCGTGAACCCGATCGTGATCATCACCACGCACCAGGCGTTCGGCTTCGACGACGGCATCCTCATCGCGCGCCTCCTCGGCGGCTATGCGGTCGCGAACCTCATCGGGTGGCTCTACAGCCGGCATCCCGACCCCGATGGCCTCATCACGGATCGCTTCCGGGCCAGCTGCGAGATCTCGCTCGAGAACGCGGCGCACGGCCGCGGGCCGGGCAAGGCGCAGCAGAGCCTCGCCCAGTTCGTCGTCGAACTGCGCGCCGTCATGCCCGCGCTCGTGATCGGCTCTGCCCTGGCCGGCGCCGTGCAGGTGCTCGTGCCGCGCTCGGCGCTGCTGGCGATCGGATCGAACCCCGCGCTGTCGATCGTGGCCATGATCACGCTCGCGATGATCGTGTCGATCTGCTCGAACGTCGACGCCTTCTTCGCGCTCTCGTTCGCCTCGACCTTCACGCCCGGCTCGATCGTCGCGTTCCTGCTCGTGGGTCCGCTCGTCGACGTCAAGATGCTCGCGCTGCTGCGCACCACCTTCCGCTCGAAGGTGCTGGTCGGGCTCGTCGTGATCGTCGTGCTGTTCGCCGTGGCCGTCGGATCGGTGGTGAACCTCCTTGCGTGA
- a CDS encoding transcriptional repressor yields the protein MAQRNTWQRDRVREALTDAPGFVSAQTLHATLRDENTGIGLATVYRALATLAASGEADQLQSPDGEAIYRACSTTGHHHHLICRSCGLAVEIEAHEVEAWAQRTAAAHGFTAAEHVVDIFGLCASCSALRAADPVGERVD from the coding sequence ATGGCCCAGCGCAACACCTGGCAGCGCGATCGCGTGCGCGAGGCGTTGACCGACGCCCCCGGTTTCGTCAGCGCGCAGACGCTGCACGCGACCCTGCGCGACGAGAACACGGGCATCGGACTGGCCACGGTCTACCGGGCGCTCGCGACGCTCGCCGCCAGCGGCGAGGCCGATCAGCTGCAGAGCCCCGACGGCGAGGCGATCTATCGCGCGTGCTCGACGACCGGTCACCATCACCACCTGATCTGCCGCTCGTGCGGTCTCGCCGTCGAGATCGAGGCCCACGAGGTCGAGGCGTGGGCGCAGCGCACCGCCGCCGCGCACGGGTTCACCGCCGCGGAGCACGTCGTCGACATCTTCGGCCTCTGCGCCTCGTGCTCCGCGCTGCGCGCCGCCGATCCGGTCGGAGAGCGTGTCGACTGA
- a CDS encoding metal ABC transporter permease translates to MSWGDIGNALFGGMARYGDILALVQNSVWAGAVLGIVGGLIGVFVMQRDMAFAVHGISELSFAGAAAALLLGVDVVTGSIVGSLIAAGLIGWLGARARDRNSIIGVLMPFGLGIGILCISLYNGRSANRFSLLTGQIVSVQSDQLTVLIVLSAIVLVGLLLIWRPLNFDSLDPQSAAARGVPTTVVSFAFMILLGIVVAVAVHIIGALLVLSLLVTPAAAAMRVSTGPIAVPLLAAGFGVTAAVGGILLAIAGTLPVSPYITTLSFLIYLVCRVIDGARRRGSVEA, encoded by the coding sequence GTGAGCTGGGGAGACATCGGCAACGCGCTGTTCGGCGGGATGGCGCGCTACGGCGACATCCTCGCCCTGGTGCAGAACTCCGTCTGGGCCGGCGCGGTGCTCGGAATCGTCGGCGGACTCATCGGCGTGTTCGTCATGCAGCGCGACATGGCCTTCGCCGTGCACGGCATCAGCGAGCTGTCCTTCGCCGGCGCGGCCGCGGCGCTCCTTCTCGGCGTCGACGTCGTCACGGGGTCCATCGTGGGCTCGCTCATCGCGGCGGGTCTCATCGGCTGGCTGGGCGCGCGCGCCCGCGACCGCAACTCGATCATCGGCGTGCTCATGCCGTTCGGGCTGGGTATCGGCATCCTGTGCATCTCGCTCTACAACGGCCGCAGCGCCAACCGCTTCAGCCTGCTGACCGGTCAGATCGTGTCGGTGCAGAGCGATCAGCTGACGGTGCTGATCGTCTTGAGCGCGATCGTGCTCGTGGGACTGCTGCTCATCTGGAGACCGCTGAACTTCGACTCGCTCGACCCGCAGTCGGCCGCCGCGCGCGGCGTGCCGACGACCGTCGTCTCGTTCGCGTTCATGATCCTGTTGGGCATCGTCGTGGCGGTGGCGGTGCACATCATCGGCGCCCTCCTGGTGCTCTCGCTGCTGGTGACGCCGGCGGCGGCGGCGATGCGGGTCTCCACCGGCCCCATCGCCGTGCCGCTGCTGGCCGCCGGCTTCGGTGTGACCGCCGCCGTCGGCGGCATCCTCCTGGCGATTGCGGGGACGCTTCCGGTGAGCCCGTACATCACGACGCTGTCGTTCCTCATCTACCTCGTCTGCCGCGTCATCGACGGGGCGCGCCGACGCGGGTCCGTCGAGGCGTGA
- a CDS encoding metal ABC transporter ATP-binding protein — protein sequence MTPASALPLRIMAAALSRSGHELWRGLDLELQPGELVAVLGPSGAGKTTLLRAVLGLERLSAGSIEALGEPVRRAGNRRIGYIPQQRPLPRHTAMRGRDLVRLGVDGHRFGFPVRRRGDRERVQTLIDAVGATAFADRPVGLLSGGEQQRLRVGQALADEPGLLLCDEPLTSLDLANQRDVIDLIDRYRTASGAGVLLVTHDINPVLEKVDRILYLTGGRFTLGSPDEVLTSETLTALYGTPVHVARVGGRLVVVGAPDSDADHHHHGDAVAAPAGGVA from the coding sequence GTGACCCCCGCCTCCGCTCTTCCCCTTCGCATCATGGCCGCTGCGCTCTCGCGCAGCGGCCATGAGCTGTGGCGCGGCCTCGACCTCGAGTTGCAGCCGGGCGAACTGGTCGCGGTGCTCGGGCCCAGTGGTGCCGGCAAGACCACGCTTCTTCGCGCCGTCCTCGGCCTCGAGCGCCTCAGTGCGGGCTCGATCGAGGCGCTCGGAGAGCCCGTGCGCCGGGCCGGGAATCGTCGCATCGGCTACATTCCGCAGCAGCGCCCGCTGCCCCGGCACACGGCGATGCGCGGCCGCGATCTCGTCCGTCTCGGTGTCGACGGCCACCGCTTCGGCTTCCCGGTGCGCCGCCGCGGCGACCGCGAGCGCGTGCAGACACTGATCGACGCCGTCGGAGCCACGGCCTTCGCCGATCGCCCCGTGGGCCTGCTCTCCGGGGGTGAGCAGCAGCGGCTGCGCGTGGGACAGGCGCTCGCCGACGAGCCCGGTCTGCTGCTGTGCGATGAGCCGTTGACCAGTCTCGACCTGGCCAATCAGCGTGACGTCATCGACCTCATCGACCGCTACCGCACCGCCAGCGGCGCCGGCGTGCTGCTGGTCACGCACGACATCAACCCCGTGCTGGAGAAGGTCGATCGCATCCTCTACCTAACCGGCGGCCGGTTCACCCTCGGCAGCCCGGACGAGGTCCTGACCTCCGAGACCCTCACCGCCCTGTACGGCACCCCGGTGCATGTCGCCCGTGTCGGCGGGCGCCTGGTCGTGGTCGGCGCCCCCGACTCGGATGCCGATCACCACCATCACGGCGACGCCGTCGCCGCACCCGCGGGAGGTGTCGCGTGA
- a CDS encoding zinc ABC transporter substrate-binding protein: MKRPVVLLSALVAASALALTGCSSSATSSPSGSASAGGRISVVASTNVYGDIVKTIGGDHVEVTSLIADESKDPHEFEATAADQLDVQNAQLLIENGGGYDPFMASLKDAAKSTAPLISAVTFSPEWTGSDPTVAVDGFNEHVFYDPQTIAAVADEIAKQLGTLDPADASAFTANATAFRSDIDAKVTPILGDISKAHSGAEIFVTEPVPLYLAEAAGLKNVTPPAFSEAVEEGQDVPPATLLDALTLIGGGSVKILFVNAQAAGAETTQAEAKAAAANVPVIKASELLPEGQNYVSWMTDMATQIKTALGS, from the coding sequence ATGAAGCGTCCCGTCGTCCTCCTGTCCGCCCTCGTCGCGGCATCCGCCCTCGCCCTCACCGGCTGTTCCAGCTCCGCTACCTCGTCGCCCAGCGGCTCCGCGTCCGCGGGCGGCAGGATCTCGGTCGTCGCCTCCACCAACGTCTACGGCGACATCGTCAAGACGATCGGCGGTGACCACGTCGAGGTCACCTCGCTCATCGCCGACGAGAGCAAGGATCCGCACGAGTTCGAGGCGACCGCGGCCGATCAGCTCGACGTCCAGAACGCGCAGCTGCTCATCGAGAACGGCGGCGGCTACGACCCGTTCATGGCGTCTCTGAAGGATGCCGCGAAGTCGACCGCCCCGCTGATCAGCGCCGTCACCTTCTCGCCCGAGTGGACGGGCTCCGACCCCACCGTGGCCGTCGACGGCTTCAACGAGCACGTCTTCTACGACCCGCAGACCATCGCCGCCGTCGCCGACGAGATCGCGAAGCAGCTCGGGACGCTCGACCCCGCCGACGCGAGCGCGTTCACCGCCAACGCCACAGCGTTCCGCAGCGACATCGATGCGAAGGTCACGCCGATCCTGGGCGACATCTCCAAAGCCCACAGCGGCGCCGAGATCTTCGTCACCGAGCCCGTGCCGCTGTACCTCGCCGAGGCCGCCGGACTGAAGAACGTGACCCCGCCCGCCTTCAGCGAAGCCGTCGAAGAGGGCCAGGACGTCCCGCCGGCGACACTTCTCGACGCGCTCACGCTCATCGGTGGGGGATCGGTGAAGATCCTCTTCGTGAACGCCCAGGCCGCGGGTGCCGAGACCACGCAGGCCGAGGCGAAGGCCGCGGCGGCGAACGTGCCCGTCATCAAAGCCTCGGAGCTGCTCCCGGAGGGCCAGAACTACGTATCGTGGATGACTGACATGGCTACGCAGATTAAGACCGCGCTGGGTTCGTGA